From a region of the Tachypleus tridentatus isolate NWPU-2018 chromosome 1, ASM421037v1, whole genome shotgun sequence genome:
- the Rpn9 gene encoding regulatory particle non-ATPase 9, producing the protein MPIDVNAFLTAQQNSSSPELSQEWAVLEEYYNKRLWHQLTVKLLEFVKLPQLQNEDIMLKLYMNFIVDFENKINLLSLVEIIYIIAKQIKDHEKCVDFVTKIKEKVKARSEAVILCNIIIGHLKLTKREMDGVKKILEETEELIDSLGGITSVHGRYYQLCSDYNQVIGNHAQYYREALRYLGCTELTDISAEEQVSRAFTLCLAALLGEGVYNFGELLAHPILDSLRGSDKQWVIDLLYAFNSGNIDRFEEMKSSWKTQPDLAVRELALRQKISLLCLMEMTFKRPGNHRILKFSDIASETKLPIDEVELLVMKALSLDLVRGAIDQVDKKVHMYWVQPRVLDRNQIGGMKERLEHWCQDVQSMEILLENKAHDILT; encoded by the exons GTTGTGGCATCAACTCACAGTGAAACTTTTAGAGTTTGTAAAATTACcacagttacaaaatgaagacaTCATGCTAAAG CTCTATATGAATTTTATAGttgattttgaaaacaa GATAAATCTGTTATCATTGGTAGAAATCATCTATATTATAGCAAAACAAATCAAAG atcaTGAAAAATGTGTGGACTTTGTCACAAAAATCAAGGAAAAG GTTAAGGCTAGAAGTGAGGCTGTTATTCTGTGTAATATAATCATAGGACATTTGAAGCTGACCAAGAGAGAGATGGATGGAGTGAAG aaaattttgGAAGAAACTGAAGAATTGATTGATTCCCTGGGAGGAATAACAAGTGTTCATGGTCGATATTATCAGCTCTGTAGTGACTACAATCAAGTAATTGGGAACCATGCTCAGTATTACAGGGAGGCCTTACGATATCTTGGATGTACAGAATTGACTGATATATCAG cTGAAGAACAGGTATCTCGAGCATTTACACTCTGTTTGGCAGCATTGTTAGGGGAAGGAGTTTATAATTTTGGAGAACTG cTAGCTCATCCCATTTTGGACAGCTTAAGAGGTTCTGACAAGCAGTGGGTGATAGATTTGTTATATGCCTTTAACAGTGGAAATATTGATAGGTTTGAAGAGATGAAGTCTTCTTGGAAGACACAA CCAGATCTTGCAGTTAGAGAGTTGGCATTGAGGCAGAAGATTTCATTGTTATGCTTAATGGAG ATGACTTTTAAACGTCCAGGTAATCACCGTATTCTGAAATTCAGTGACATTGCATCAGAAACAAAGCTCCCAATTGACGAG GTTGAGTTATTAGTCATGAAGGCATTGTCCCTTGATCTTGTTCGTGGAGCAATAGATCAAGTAGACAAGAAAGTTCATATGTATTGGGTACAACCCAGAGTTCTTGACAGAAATCAG ATCGGTGGTATGAAGGAGCGGCTAGAACACTGGTGTCAAGATGTTCAGTCAATGGAGATTCTCTTAGAGAACAAAGCCCATGATATCCTTACATAA